In the genome of Paenibacillus sp. GP183, the window ACGGGATTCGTTCCCACGAGAGTGATCGTAGCCAGATACATATATTTTCGCAGCGTAGCATCTCCCCGTTTGGAAAGCACGATCTGCCCCTTGCGCTTGCCAGACATGCTTTCAGCCAGATTTAAGCCCGCTTTACGCAATAACTGACGTCCATGGGCGTACTGTTTGAGGTCGCCTGCACCGGAGAGAATGGCCGCGATGAAGATCGTGCCGAGGCCTTTGACCGACCGTAGTTGCTGGGCCATAGGGATCTTAACGAGAAGTGCCCGTACTTCCTGTTCCATCTTCTCTAGCATTTCAACGATACGCTCATACTCTTCCAATAACCGCTCTAAATCCTGCTTCGCTTCGCTCAGAGCTGTCGTGTCTCCGACACTCTTCTTCGCTTGAGCGATGAGTTGTGCCGCTTTCTCCATTCCGGTTGACCCGCCCGCTCGCTTCATATGCTGCTCTCTCCAACCGGTGATGACCTCCGATACGGATAGAGATTCTAATTCTAGCGGAGAAGGAAATTCTTTGAGCGTAGCCAAGGATCGTGGGCAGGTCCAATCCTTGAAAACCGACGTGTACTCGGGGAACCGAATGTCCAACCAACGGATGAGCCGATTCTGCAGACGGACGCTATGAGTCACCCAAAATTCCCGATCACTCATCATCGTACGCAACCTTTGGAACACGCTTGCCTGTCGAGTATAATCGTAGTAGTATCCTCGACAGACGACGTCTGCAATGACAAGCGCGTCCTTGGGATCACTCTTGGATGGACTGTTATCGCGGTTCTCCTTGTTTCTTTTGGTGGTGGCAGGGTTCACCAAGACGACGTTAAGGCCTTTGTTTGCAAGCCAATTCGCCAAGTTCCACCAATAGTGTCCTGTAGGTTCCATACCGATGATGACGGTCTTCAGTTGATGCTTCCGTTGCAATTCATCCATCCAACGTTGTAATTTTTCATAACCTTCAAGCGCATTTTTGAACGTGAGATGTCGCTTAGCAAGAACGATGCCTCGAAAGTTAGTGGCTTGAGCTACATGAGTTTCCTTTGCCATGTCGATGCCTACAACGAGCTGAGTCGGGGAAATTCGTTCAATCCGTTGATTTTGTCCGTTGATTTGCTTAAACTTCATAATAAGAGCGCCTCCTTTGATGTTGTTGTGGACAAACCCATCATACCGAGGCGCTCCTTTTTTAGCAAAGGCCATTTCTTAGCCCATACAGGAATGTTTAGCGTAATACATTCGTATGATTGGAGCGAACCTCATCCAGAAGTTGCCGCATTCGCTCATGTGTAGATAATGTATACTCACAGACAGGCTCCAAGCTAACATAAACGCCCCATCTCTCCGCCTCTTCGATCAACTCCTCGACCGTTTCCTTTAAGACGGACCAGCCTATATCTCTGTAAAGCAGCGGGTCTTGAGCTTGGTATGTGTTCCAATCTCCGGTTTCCGTAGCTAAAATCGTCGTTCCAAAATCTCTGGCAAACCGAAGATGCTCTTTAAAGCGATCAATCTCATAGCGCCTTTGCACCGGATCCGGGTGAATCGGATTTATGTAGCAGCCAAGAACGCCAATTCGAATCCCCTGTTTATCAAACTGTTCTCCGATGTGATTGGCAAGCCAGGGCTCAGCTTTCCCAAACTCGTATCAAAATCACCAATCGCCTTGGCCAAAGCCAGCTGCCTTTAGGAGGAAAAGGACTTGAAATCGGATCATTGGTAATGGGTCCAGAAATAGGGGAATAAATTCATCCACACTGTTTATGATTTGAAACATGGGTGGAAATTCATTTATTGATTTCCAAGCTGTACATGAAGCATCATCCAATAACATAGTATAAGGAACCTTTTGACCCTGCTTGACTTGAGGCGAATCCTGAGGTTTAAATATTTGTTTATCACAACCTACTATAGCTATTAACACCATACAAAAAAGGATGAACCTGATCTTAAAATTCATAATATCATCCCTTATATTTATTGGTAATATTTTTATAATACTTCTTTAATAACGTTTATTTTTGAGTAATGTTGCATTACAATGATGTTTCTTAAAAGCAAAGAACTATACAATCCGAAACTCCGTTTTTAGAATCCGGATGGTGTCACCTTCTTTGATGGGATAAGACTGATAGGGGATGAGCGGTTCGTCATTCAATAAGGTTCCGTTTTTGGAACCCAGATCCTTAACACCATAGCCTTCAAGGGCTTTAAAAATCTCTGCATGCAGCCTAGATACTCCTGCTTCATGTTCCACATAGCTGCATTCTGCCTCTCCTCTTCCGATCGTAAAGGAATTTCCTAACATCGGAATTTGTTGCTTGCTTCCTTCCCTGTTCACTTCAATCATCGCAGCTCTGGCTTTCAATGGTATTACGGCGACTGCCTGTTTGCTTCCCAAAAAAACGGTTGCATTACTTGGTGCACCTGACAATAGGGTGGTATGCTTATGTAAATTTTCATAGTAATCATGAATATTCACTTGTAATTTTGGTTCCGAAACTTGAGGTGAAATTGATTTATTGTTTTTCTTGTTGACGAGTTTATTCCATTTCGAAGCTCCAGACGGAACCCATATAAAACTAAAGAGGATCCATAAATCGATCAATAATAGGGACATTCCACAGGCAATATACAGCATGGCATCGTGTGGATGATCTAAATACCTTTTCCAAATGAAAGATAAGACCAAAAAAATTACGACCAAAATAAGCAATCTATTTCTTTGTGAAAGCAGAATCGGATTGTCATTGTCTTCGAATGTTTTTAATTCCGGTTCAGGGTGCTTATGGAATATAGGACTTGGCAGTGGAGATAAGAAAGGTCTATCATCTTTTTTCGAAGGTGTTTGTGGAATAACATTCGGGGTTTCAAGTTCATATTGAGGTAGCTTGTTCATTTGCGGCTTCCCCATCCATTCGAGAAGCTTTTGTTTAAAGGCGGACAGATTGAAATCTTCGTTACAAGCTTTAAGCAGTTCGTCCAATCCTGCGCGTTCGTCCGGCACGACGATTTTGATAAGACGCTCAATGAGCATCCCTACTTGAGTATGTAAGGGGATTACTCCGACTAACTGCTGAAACGGCAAATAGGTTAAATACACATCCGTGATCTCGCTGCCTATGAAAATAAAATTTTCCTTAAGCAAATATTGCGATTCATTCAGCATGTAATTTCCACTTTGCTCCAACGCGGAAAGGATACCAAACATCAACTTAATGAATTGAGCTTTAGTCAGTCTTTCCGCCTTCAATACTTGGGAAAGCATCCGTTTGGAATGCATATGATAGAGCAGGCTGATTTGAAAATCAATTTCCTGAACCTCCAGTGGAAGCAGCCTCGGTATTTTATTGGATTCCAGCATACGAAGCTGAACGCCGGATAGCTCCTGCGAATAGATCCCATCGCTGCGATGAAGCTTCATGACCAATCCGTGACTGTAAACAAAATCATATCGTAAACCATAGATTTCCTGCATCGAATCCATCTCTTCTCCTCCTGTCTAACCTTGCGAATAATACCAAGCCGTGAAGACACCGGGTAAAACAGCATACATAAAAGGGAATTGTAAGAGCTATTGCTGCTTCATTTTTTTGAAAGTTAAATAATCCTTGAAAACAACAATCGAGAGCAGCCAGCCTGTCATTCTTTTTCCAACAGGTATAAGTTTTTTACGAACTAAAAGCAGTATCAACCCAATCACACCTGCGTAGATCAAGGAATACATGATGCTCTGCCATACAAAGACTGTTCCCATCAAAGCGCCAAGAGCAGCAAAAAGCTTCACATCACCCGCTCCCAATGCACCAAATATGTAAAGGACCAGAAGTATAAAAAAGCCAATAGAAAGTCCTATTGCCGAATCCAATAATCCATACCAGCCATCAAAAGCAATATGATATAGAAGTCCTGCCATTGCTGCACCCACGTTGAGAGTATTGGGAATCAGCGAGCTTCTAACATCAGAAATAAATGCGGTTAATATAAAAACGGCCAACAGTATAGTCACTTGCCACTACTCCTCTTCAATCCAAGTTAAGCACCGAGCCATGCTCGCTCATAGGCTTGTTTTTTCAAAATCAATGTTCGATTTATGAAAGGCAGCCGTAATCTAAATGCTAATTGAGCTTCCACTCCTAAATATTTTTCTCCACTTGTAAGTAAGTCCGGAAATATGACAGAAGTAACCTTCAAATTATCACGTCGAATTAACGTGCTGTCTGAAAATGCAAATACAATTGGAGTAAATGCAGCATTTACTCGCGGCCTAAACTGATTCTCGATGAAGCTGTTATATTCCGATTGAAGCGTGCCTTCTCCTTGTTCGCGCAATTCTTTTTCCAGCTTTAATAAGTCCAATAGTTGATCAGGGATATAAGCCGAATAATTATCGATAAAGTCTTCGACACCGATCATTTTGTCTCTTGCTGATTGCACCGTATTGACAGCAGAATTAAACACGCTCGATGTCTGACTTTGATCGAATTTGAGCTTTGCTTCTTGAACTACCAGCTTCACAGGGTACAACTGCGTGGCAATCGATTTGGCGGTTTCCGTTACTGCCGTCTGCAAAGCCATCTCAGCTAATGAAATTTGAATGAACATAATAAGAGAAACGATAAAAGTCAAAAATAGAGGCAAGAGCAGCGCTGCTTCCAGTACGATTCCGCCTTGTTCACTTTTGACAAGCTTACATTTCATTTATCTAGTCCTCCGTTTTTAGTATGACAAAGCAGAAGTTCGTGTTATTTCACAGCGGTTCATGTTTACCTTACAGCCAAGCAGATCGCTGCCGCTTATAAGCCTCATGATTCCTGGGATAAACCATAATCGAACCGTACTGGTTGCGTGACCCTGTACATATGTCGTTTGATTCTGTAAGTCTTTGCCTGTATTAAGCTCGATCAATGCCTGCATACGAGCCATCAGCTTGGTGTCATTACTATGCAGCAGCAGGAAGATCCGTAAATAGTCCTTATACGTTAATGTTAATACTGAAGATGCGAGTTTGGAGGACAACTCCACTTGATTTCCCTTAACCAGTTCATTCATATCCATAAAAGCTTTTGCCGCTCCTTCTGCTGCTGCAGCTAATAGAACCAGAAGTGGCGAGCCTGCGTTTAAAAGTTCTTTTTTCGGATCAAGCAATGCCTCCAACGTACGAATAGCCAATCTAAAAGAGAACATCTCCGCATAGGCAGAAGAAATATTAGCTTGGCAGGAAGAGAACCCATAAAGTAAATACTCGACTTCTTGTAAAGCTAATTTGTGTGAACCGGGATTGATCCGTTCATTCGATATTTTGGGTTGACCATTGATGTCTTTTTCAAAGCCATAGGTTCGGTAATTGAATTTGGTTAGCGCAAACTCATTCAGGTACAGCTCATTTCTGCTTCCCTCGGCAATACTCGCAAAAGCTCCCAGCATATCCATGGCCTTTAAACTCACTTTGTCTGATTTATCCAGATCGTAGGAAACTCCGCTTCCTATAACAGCAACATGGTTATTAATAGCTCGATATTTTTGATAAAGACCTTCCTTAGTTGGAACCTCCGGATCTTGTAAAATGCTAAAGAAGCTTTGGTCATTGCTGCTGCATCCGCCCATTACCAGCTTCGCTTGATCCAAAACAGCCTGGATCTTGTTTTTTTGGGCTAGTTTATTAGCCGTTAATTGTTTCTGTTCACCCATGCGCTGTTCTTCTATTTTTGACTGCTTCACAAAAAATTCGTTTGCTGTATTTTCATAGGCGTCATTTGTGGCTTTGGCCCGATTAGTATTGGCCAGTGTAAATAAGTAAATGGAGGAAATCGTACCTTTATATCCATTAAATAAGGCAAGAACAGCCGCTACTGAAGAAGAGTAAGAGTGAAAATAATCATCGTTAAGCACCTTTACACTCTTGAATGCATCGTACAGCTTGTTTGATCCATTGCTACCGCCCATGATTCGTTCAAGCTCATTACGCAAATTGTCGTTCGTATGCTTGGCCCTGATCAGCAAGGGTTCAATCTCACCTTGGTAAGAGGCGATGATCAAGCTTTCCGACGCAGCTTCCTGCTTAATTTGGATTAACAATCCCGCATATTTTATTAAAGCTTTGAGAATCTTATCCAGCTCATTTTGCACAACTGCCAAATCATTCAATTGACTTTGAAGTACTTGTTTGGATTGGATGATAGAAGCAATGCTTTCCATACTTGGTTTTCCAGCTTGAACAAGCGACGATAAGGTGAGGTCCAATGCTTGCATAGCATCCTGAATCGATTTGATCTGATCACGAATATGGATAAGTGAATTTTGGATTTCATCTACATTATGTATACCTATTATCTCAGCTAACGAAGCAAGCTCGACTATTTCCCCTTCATATCTCGAGTGTAATTCTATCGCTTTATCGTGCAGCGCCTTGGCATGAATCCATGCTTGGTCCAGGTCATCGTTTCGTTTATCCAACAGCTTCTCCAACGCTTCAGCTTCTTTGGAGAACTGTGAGGCGGATTGAAATGGAGCTGAAGCACCGCTTTTTTTGAACTTATCCGTAATCTCCAATGCAAATTCAATGGGAGCTTTAAGCTTCATGTCCTCTAAAATTTGCCTTTCGAAAATAGGATGGCTGGCCAGCGAATATATAGGTGTGAGTCGAGACTCGCT includes:
- a CDS encoding IS110 family transposase: MKFKQINGQNQRIERISPTQLVVGIDMAKETHVAQATNFRGIVLAKRHLTFKNALEGYEKLQRWMDELQRKHQLKTVIIGMEPTGHYWWNLANWLANKGLNVVLVNPATTKRNKENRDNSPSKSDPKDALVIADVVCRGYYYDYTRQASVFQRLRTMMSDREFWVTHSVRLQNRLIRWLDIRFPEYTSVFKDWTCPRSLATLKEFPSPLELESLSVSEVITGWREQHMKRAGGSTGMEKAAQLIAQAKKSVGDTTALSEAKQDLERLLEEYERIVEMLEKMEQEVRALLVKIPMAQQLRSVKGLGTIFIAAILSGAGDLKQYAHGRQLLRKAGLNLAESMSGKRKGQIVLSKRGDATLRKYMYLATITLVGTNPVFRQMHEHNVQVKKMKKQQSIFKLLGKLARILIGIVQGGETFSPEKVSPVFTQAA
- a CDS encoding TIM barrel protein — its product is MGEQFDKQGIRIGVLGCYINPIHPDPVQRRYEIDRFKEHLRFARDFGTTILATETGDWNTYQAQDPLLYRDIGWSVLKETVEELIEEAERWGVYVSLEPVCEYTLSTHERMRQLLDEVRSNHTNVLR
- a CDS encoding DUF6382 domain-containing protein; translated protein: MDSMQEIYGLRYDFVYSHGLVMKLHRSDGIYSQELSGVQLRMLESNKIPRLLPLEVQEIDFQISLLYHMHSKRMLSQVLKAERLTKAQFIKLMFGILSALEQSGNYMLNESQYLLKENFIFIGSEITDVYLTYLPFQQLVGVIPLHTQVGMLIERLIKIVVPDERAGLDELLKACNEDFNLSAFKQKLLEWMGKPQMNKLPQYELETPNVIPQTPSKKDDRPFLSPLPSPIFHKHPEPELKTFEDNDNPILLSQRNRLLILVVIFLVLSFIWKRYLDHPHDAMLYIACGMSLLLIDLWILFSFIWVPSGASKWNKLVNKKNNKSISPQVSEPKLQVNIHDYYENLHKHTTLLSGAPSNATVFLGSKQAVAVIPLKARAAMIEVNREGSKQQIPMLGNSFTIGRGEAECSYVEHEAGVSRLHAEIFKALEGYGVKDLGSKNGTLLNDEPLIPYQSYPIKEGDTIRILKTEFRIV
- a CDS encoding A24 family peptidase, whose product is MAVFILTAFISDVRSSLIPNTLNVGAAMAGLLYHIAFDGWYGLLDSAIGLSIGFFILLVLYIFGALGAGDVKLFAALGALMGTVFVWQSIMYSLIYAGVIGLILLLVRKKLIPVGKRMTGWLLSIVVFKDYLTFKKMKQQ
- a CDS encoding TadE family protein, with the protein product MKCKLVKSEQGGIVLEAALLLPLFLTFIVSLIMFIQISLAEMALQTAVTETAKSIATQLYPVKLVVQEAKLKFDQSQTSSVFNSAVNTVQSARDKMIGVEDFIDNYSAYIPDQLLDLLKLEKELREQGEGTLQSEYNSFIENQFRPRVNAAFTPIVFAFSDSTLIRRDNLKVTSVIFPDLLTSGEKYLGVEAQLAFRLRLPFINRTLILKKQAYERAWLGA